agacacttaaattgggatggaggaagtatatttatattttaaaatttttgacatATGTATTAACGATTAAAGCTAAAAGTCGTAAGTTTAGTTGAACCCCTTGAATCTGCTCTAAATGTGCCTCTCTCTTTCTCTGTATTTGTTTCTGGCAAGGAATCCAAAAGACTCCAAGTTTCTTATGGTAAATTTTTGTATTTGTGCAGATCAAGAAATTCAAAGATGTATTAACAAGGCATGGGAGTGAACGGTGTTGTCTTGGTCCAGCTAAAGGGCTTGATGAATCTGAGCTTTTGGCTTTAGCCTCAATTGGCCAATTGTCAAAAAGTTCATCTTTAGATTCAAAACAGAGATTTGAAGAATTTGTTTTAACAGGAGTAGATATATCTAGCAAAGGCACAGAGTTGTTGATGGTCTAGAATATAGATTTTTCTGATAGAAGGTTACTTGATTCTGATGGTATTTTTACTAGAAGCaattttgcttaaaaatgtACATAGTATTAGTAGGTTTTCCAACGCAGggttttgagtgtttttagggaTAAGCATGGAATGATCAATTTCTCATTGATCCAACACCAACATGATGATTTTGTTAAGCAGGGTAATAGAGTAATGACTAATGAATCCTCTAACACTGTTACATCAGTCCCCGTGTTCGTTCATCTTTTTGCCCCTATACATAATACCCGTCTTGCTAGTTACTTCGCCGAGAAATACTATGAAAGTTAGAACTTCGAAATGTATTTTGTAACTTTAAGCCAGCAAACCCTCCAACCTTCTGAACCAGTGGACATATTGGCTATTATTGAAGTAATTTTTCATTTCCTGGTGTGTATAATCAATTTAATGCTGGTTTAGGCGCTTATCGAAAGTGCAATGCATGACTTGCTAATGCCAAAACAAAGAGAAGGCAGAGAAAATTTCTCTATTCAGTACTGCTATGATTTTGTACAGTGCCACAGATTGCCCATGCTAAAATTCGTGACATTTTGATAAGAAAATGTATAAAAAGGGCAATCTTAAAGAAGAGTCTTGCATCACAGTGAAGGGCAAACAACCATGACCAATCACATATTCCTTCTTGGATTTTCTCAACATTTACTTGAAGTCTGTATTATGGAACAGGAAACGGAATATCATATTGTATATACATAACTGGGAAGCATCATAAAGTTTGTTCTTAGCATATGCAGCTATGTATACCAGATGGAGATGATCATTTGACTAGCTGTTCCTTCTTCCCAGCTTCTTCAAGTTCTCGAAGACCCCCGACCTTTTGTTCAATCTCCTCTATCAGTTCCTCGCGCCACAGCTCTGCTCTTGCTGCTTCTTCTATGTCTTCTTGCTGCACCACCACAAATCAAATTCATTTATAGTGTCACTCGCTAGACATTTTGCTAGATAACAATCCTAGCATTACACCTTGTAAAGATATCCTTATATATCTTGAGTAGGGCATTTAAATATGACAATTTATGCTTTCTTCACGACTTAATGTTGAAACAAATTCGAAACTAGCTATGATTTTGACATTTATATGCATAGAATATTTCAGTAAAGTATCTTTTTGTAAGAGAGAGAGATGTTTTTTCAACAAAAACTGTACCCACTCACAACTACAAGTAAAATTGAGGTTTTGTTGAATACCAAAAATAACTTTCTTGTATCAATTTAGATGAATGTCACCGGTTCAAAAAACTTTTTCGCCTATCAAAGCTTTAACTCTTAGGTCTCAATATTGACTCAAAACTATAAACATTTCTTTGTGGTGAACAAGAAAAAAGTCACAGTTAGAATTTATTCAGAATGGCTCTTGttctattttacttttttaaccATATACGTGCGCGCACattttccattaaaaaaaaaaaaaaaaaaagaagaagaagaagaagcattTCAATAGATAGTACCTTCTCATAGACCCAATGTCCAGTACCATCACCTCCATCTCCTCTGTATTGTTCTGAATCATAGTAGGGATCCTAAAAGAGATACAAGTTAGACCAAAAATACAACTTTAttttaggaagtttttccaaatacATAACTATCCGGAAAAGCTTACTTTGGTAGAACCGAAGAAACAGCATCCCCAAACAGTGAACATGATGTAAAATGTGTCTAAAATGGAAAAACAAAATTAGGTTAGGAAGTGGAAAGCATCAATTATAATCATAAATTCACCAGACTTTTAAACAATGGATATTGAAGTGAAATAGAATGAAATATTAAGTCATGATATATAGTACTCACAAACATTCTTCATGGCTTCATCACTAAGGTGCCAAACAGATTTGTGAGTTATGAGGTCTCTTTGACCTTCCATATGCTCAACTAATACTGCCATTAATGGCCAATCCGGGAGAGCATTCACTCTAAAACCAGAATTTCTTTTGCTCTTCCCAACTTGAATCTAATGATAAATCCCCAAAAAGTATCAGTAGATAATACTATATGATTAGAATTATTGCGACAACTGATCCAACATACAAGTGCACCTACTTCTTCGAGCTAGACTCCATCGATTGTGTAATAATTCTTATACATCGTTTGTGCAATTTAGCTTGTTATACAAGGTTATTTTCAATAGAGTTagtggtcaaaaacacacctaaactatcacaTATTCGCAAGTTTCATACCTCAACTGTCCGTTATTCCATTTAGCTGCCTAAACTATCACTCCTTTTGTTTTAGAACACACCTCGATCTTTGAGTTGGCCTTCATGTGCCTGTTGTCTATCAAGTTTAAACAGTTGGCCAACTCAGCATCGATGTGTGTTTTAATATGAAGggagtgatagtttaggtaggtaAAGGGAACAATGGATAGTTGGAGTATGAACTCACGAAAAAGTGATTTCAATATATTTTAGTTTAATAATTCTATTGTTATGGACAACTACCCGTATTTACATTCTAAATGATTTGTTAGTgtgaaaatttatataattaaactTCATGAggagtgtgtgtgtatgtatatatatatatatatatatatataatgctgAATTCGTCTATgctatgaatatatatataagacggTAAATGGAACTTACCTGGTGCCCGCCATTTCCGAACGCTGAGCTAGAACAATGCCTAAACTGccaaagtgaaaaaagaaaacagaagAAGTAAGCAGAAAGAATAATAAAAGTGGCAAAATGAGTTTGAGATAAAGTAGTAAAGCTTTAACTGATTTAGTGAAAGGGTGCAACTCCAATTTAGGAGCGTGGCATTGAATAGTTGGTTTGATGACTGTGAAACTCATTACAGCTTCAGCCATGAATGGTCGTTACAATCTTGAGTTTTGGATAATAATTAGTTGGTTTTCTCTGTTCCTTTTAGGTTAAAAGGTTAGGAAAGCAGATAAGAAAATTCTTGCGATCTAAAGTTATTTCTTATTGTAAAGACTGTTGTCTTGGTCTATTAGCTCAGTTGGTTAGAGTGTTTTGCTAATAACGCGAAGGTCGCAGGTTCGAGACCTGCATGGGCCAAATGTCAAATtagtcttttcttttatgcgtACTAGTAtccgtacccgcgcgatgcgcggctGAAATAATATTAATCATTGCAAATTTTATCTAACTTTTTTTTAGCCCATTAACTACTAAAAATCATTGAAGTAAAATTTTTCAACCATTGCACATGCATCAACTAAAATTTGTTGAAGTAATCTCTTTGGAAGACACAATAATTAGGACtccatcctttctttcttgaattttgtaaCCAAAATATTCTCGCAATGCTAACAGTATCCTTCCTCCAATTGATTCAACATTCCATTAAAAGGAATCTTCTTTCTATAGCCATCTTCACCAAGAAAATAAAGGATATTGTATATCTTAATAAACAACATGCAGTTCCTTTATCTTGAGCAGCTATTCAGATTCcgttttaataataatatatctatctcatttagaaaattcaaaatctCCCATTACTAAAACAACTTTCTCGAAACACCGTTCAGGTAAATTATATCTTCTACCATCAACACATCTTTTTCGTATTAATCCGAGTTTATCATCGAAACTTCTACCTTCTAATAATCTACTTGTTACCATGCTAAATACCTTATCCTTAACATTCGCACAAGATTAAAAGcatagaaaaaattaaagaaaatcttGTGTACATATTGATTGCTTGAATTATCAAAaggtttataaaaatataagcATTTATGTTTAGCTAAGACACCTACACAAAATTGTAAGCATAGAAAAATGGTTTTTGTATGTTccatgttctttgaaaattttaaaacaacatcatcatcatcatcatcatcatcatcatcattatgattatgattattattattattattattattattattattattattattattattccatATGAAATTCTTAACAACaataaatttatgaaatatttaaaactaacttttaaattcaatttttcttttcattaaataatcatcaattcttttaaaagccaaaagttgttcaatttcttttccttaattttttttttctttttacttattTGAGGTGAGGCTCGACCATAACAAACATAATCTATCTCTTTTGCTCTACATTCCCAATGTCTACTCTTCTTTTACAAAATTCTAAGttttttctcaatcaaaactAAGTGGACTGCTCAAACATTAATCGCTTTAAACACAATTGATGGACCATCGCAAATATCTCCCGCCAGTTTGTAGCTTACATTTTGTTTGTGAAGACATACCAATAGTCTAGCCATACCCTCTTTGTAAATTCAAATTGAACAAATAGGTGTTTCATGAATTCATCTTGCATCTGACAAAGTGAACAATAAAAAACAACATTAAAACACCGTATATTTAATCTGTAACAGATAACAACTATTTCTGTTAGTGTTAACCACATAGTAAATCTTGCATTTGGATAAAAAAATTCTATGCTAAACttatttattcttacaaatATTAAGTATGTTAAGTTATTCTTGGACACATCacatttgatttcatttgtttttaaACCATATAATAACACACATCTCTAATATATACTTACTAATTACTTAGTTTTGTTAAATTAAAGCATATTCTTGTTGAGTAGGAGAATTTAAAGTCGAACTCTCCTACTCTCCAGTTGAATACTAATTATAGTtcatgatacatgtatatgtgcactttaaattattttaaaaagattatACTTTAAACatatctataaaaaaaaaaaaaactaaaagtcagtaatttatatttaaagaaaaattttaaggaaaaatattaatatttaatttaattaacagatatttatttatttaagtaaaATCAAATTGCAGATAAGTAGGATAATGGTgcagaattttaaaaaatacttatcATCACTTTAAATTCATACAAGATTTAATAATCAACAAATATTCAAATTGTTGATAAGTacgaaaatgaaataaaaagtaattatcttcaatttaaattcatatacattattttttaactcaatatatatatatatattaaattcaagttcataaaaggttttttttaaaattcaaattcaaattgcagATAAATATGATAATGAGAGAGAGTTAAATATATGTCTATCTTCAACTTAAAGTCTGAAAAGATTTATTTTTCAACTCAAATTGCGGATAAGTTTTAAGTAAGCAAGCATGATATGTTTTGTTATTcattcataagccattcattaTTTCTGTCTTAATTCTATGAGAattctaattaatttaatatgttGTAAATGTCTAATTTAATACTCCTATAAACTAAAATGTGTCCTAAATTTCCAAATGATCTATATTGGATAAGATTAGCAAGTATTGCACGAATctagaaaaaataaagttaatctAAAAAATAAACTTGTGAGGTGAAGTATTCCACTTTAAAATGGAACTAAGAGGCTAGCACagatttatttttgtattaattACTTACTCTTAATATCTaattaaattgtatattttaataaataaagataatgtaaaatctcattttttgagatatttctttttaaatatcaTTTTGTGTAATATCTAATTAAATTGTATATTTCTCAATTTGTTTCATACCTCCTCCATCTAATTCAAGTTTCATCGATTCATTTAATAGTGTGCTCGAAGTATATGTTTGCCGAGTATTTCAAAAGATAAGGAAATAACGAAGATTCGTCGCATAGggttaaaaataataattcaatctAAAAGTAGAACTAACGtagagaaatttaaaaaaaatcactaacaCACTGATCAAGCTTGCATATTTCATTCTTGCTCCAAAAGATAAAGCAACTTCAAAGGTAGCAAGAAAACTATAAACTTTCcagtaaaaaagaaagaacatgTCACTTTTGATAGTAGAAATCAAAGTAAATTATTCAAAAACTTCTTGCTTTCATGTGTGTTGTAGGCTTACCCCGTTCAATTTCTTTGCTCCAATCTTCCGCATCTCCTTCTTCCGTAATGATCTTATTTCTCCATTTCTATAGCTATGTTGGCAAACAGGCTTCTTGAAGAAGTCTTCTTCAGTTTCTATAACATCAATCAACAATAAATTAGAGATTTTTGTAATAGAAAACGGCTCTACAAAAACTGTACTTTTAAACATAAGTTAAATAAAATGAatcagaaaacaaaaaaaagcaaaaaataaataagttactatttaacttttgaaagtgaaaatcatCTTAATTATAGCTAACTTTATATAGATGTACGT
This portion of the Lycium ferocissimum isolate CSIRO_LF1 chromosome 1, AGI_CSIRO_Lferr_CH_V1, whole genome shotgun sequence genome encodes:
- the LOC132052519 gene encoding photosynthetic NDH subunit of subcomplex B 4, chloroplastic yields the protein MAEAVMSFTVIKPTIQCHAPKLELHPFTKSFRHCSSSAFGNGGHQIQVGKSKRNSGFRVNALPDWPLMAVLVEHMEGQRDLITHKSVWHLSDEAMKNVYTFYIMFTVWGCCFFGSTKDPYYDSEQYRGDGGDGTGHWVYEKQEDIEEAARAELWREELIEEIEQKVGGLRELEEAGKKEQLVK